CCCACAGCGTGTCCGTGGTGCCGGGCGGACCCCCCGCGGGCCGTGCACGAGCGTGGGCTCGGGGTGGGAAGCGTGCCGGGCACCGGGGGCCCGCCTGGGTTTCGCCGCCTCCCTCGCGCCCTTCTTCCCGGTGCCAGGCGTCCTCTTCAGCATCGAGGTCACCTCCACCTTCTTCGCCGTCCGCAACTATTGGCGCGGCTTCTTCGCCGCCACCTTCAGCGCCTTCATCTTCCGCGTCCTCGCCGTCTGGAACAAGGACGAAGGTACCtctggcggggtggggggcatgGGTGTCCTCCCGCCACTCCCCACTCACCCCTGTCGCCCCCCGCAGAGACCATCACAGCGCTGTTCAAGACCCGATTCCGCCTTGATTTCCCCTTCGACCTGCAGGAGCTGCCCGCCTTCGCCGTCATCGGGTGAGCGCAGACGCCGTGTGCCCATCCCATGGCCCCGGGGTGGccgtggtggtgatggtgatgatagcggtgatggtggtgatggtggtgatggatggcggtgatggtggtgatggatGGCAGTGATGGCGGTgatggtggtggcagcaggacacGTGGGTGCTCATCCCTCGCCTCTGCCCAGGATCGCCAGCGGCTTCGGGGGCGCACTCTTCGTCTACCTCAACCGCAAGATCGTGCAGTTCATGCGCCGGCAGAAGACCATCAACCGCTTCCTCATGAAGAAGTAGGTGCTCGGTGGTCCCCGGCATCGGGGTGGTGGAGCCAGCGCTGCACCAGCGTCACCCCCCACTCCATGCCACCCCGCCAGGCGcctgctcttccctgccctgGTGACACTGCTCATCTCCACGCTGACCTTCCCGCCCGGCTTCGGACAGTTCATGGCCGGCCAGGTACCTGCCATGGGTTTGCACGCCGGTCCCCACCCCGGGGCCACCACCAAGCCCGGCTGACCCCTGCCCCTCACCAGCTCACCCAGAAGGACACCCTGGTGACACTGTTCGACAACCAGACGTGGGCCAAGCAGGGGCTCAGTGATGAGTTTGAGTACCTGGGCATCCTGGAGGCCTGGCGCCACCCCCGCTCCAACGTCTTCGTCACCCTTGTCGTCTTCATCCTCATGAAGGTGGGTGCCTCCTGCCCCTGACAGCCCTGGGGTGCCACCGGGGAGGGCCTCCTGGATGCCCCTAGAGAGGTGCCAGGTAGTTGCCAGTGAGGTGACACTGGGAGGCACTGCGTGGCTGCTGCCAGAGTTGGGTGCCGCCGCCAACATGGCATCAAAGAGAACTTGGCGAGGAGCCACCACGGTGccagcaggaggtgctggcagggtGCCACCAGCTGCCACCAGGGAGGTCCTGGCTGGGTGCCACCAGGTGCTACTGGGGAGGTGCTGGCCAGGTGCCCCTTGGGAGgagtggggctgccccacggcacggTGCTGTCCCCACATGCTGCTCCATGGCAGCTGGCTGTGGGGCacagcaggggcagggctgggctgcgggggaGCAACTGATGGGTGCCCGTGTCCCCTGTGCAGTTCTGGATGTCAGCCCTGGCCACCACCATCCCAGTGCCCTGCGGAGCCTTCATGCCCGTCTTCGTCATCGGTGAGAGCCTGTACCCAGCGCGGGCACGGCTGGCAGGGGGGAGCTGCCTGCtcacccatgggtgtccccaggtgtccccttcccaggggcaggggacagggcacgAGACTGGGTCGGGGGCAGGAGAGCCCCCGCAcccgctcccagcccctctctgtgGGCAGGAGCGGCTTTCGGGCGCCTGGTGGGGGAGAGCATGGCAGCCTGGTTCCCCGACGGCATCCACACCGACAGCAACACCTACCGCATCGTGCCGGGGGGCTACGCCGTGGTGGGTAAGCGCTGGGCTGGCACGGGGACAATGTGGTGGGCACTGCTTGGAGATGCTCCAAGGAGCCAGTGGGTTCCCCAGGGCTGAGGTgtgtccccaggggctgggggtgacgcGGGAGGTCCCAAGGGCTCGGGCTGTGGTGGCTGTCATGGGGTGGGGACACAGCCCGGCAGGCAGCACCTGACGGCGTCTCCCCCGGGGACGGGCACAGGCGCAGCCGCGCTGTCGGGCGCCGTCACCCACACCGTGTCCACGGCCGTCATCGTCTTCGAGCTGACGGGGCAGATCTCGCACATCCTGCCCGTCATGATCGCCGTCATCCTGGCCAACGCCGTGGCCCAgagcctccagccctccctctACGACAGCATCATCCGCATCAAGAAGCTGCCCTACCTCCCCGAGCTGGGCTGGGGCCACCACGAGTGAGTGTGTGTCGCCTGCCCTGTCCCCGagcccctcgccaggcacaagGGGAGGGGGTGGCATCGCCCTGAGGCCGCCGTTACCCACCCCGGGCAGGAAGTACAACGTGCGGGTGGAGGACATCATGGTGCGGGACATCCGCTACATCACCCTCAACTGCAAGTACCGGGACCTGCAGCACGTCCTGCAGAGCACCAAGATGAAGAACCTGCCGCTGGTGGAGTCGGCAGGTGAGACGCGGGCAGAGGGCAGCGCTGGCACTCACCCCGGCCGTGGGGCCAGCCGggatggcggggggcggggggggcagggggggtggcagCAAAGGGGCCGCCAGGAGCCAACGCGGCCGCTCACTGCCACCGGCAGAGTCCATGATCCTGCTGGGCTCCATCGAGCGGGCGCAGGTGGGGGCCCTGCTCACCCACCAGCTCAGTCCCGAGCGCCGGCTCCAGGCGCTGCGGCAGAAGGCGCTCTCCTTGGACAGGCACCGGCTCTCCGTCGCCAGCATCTGCTTCCAGGTGAggggggcggccgccccgggggaTGCCCCgacagggtgtccccccccggccgccATGCCCCaccaccccgtccccccccgcagATCAACACCGAGACCTCCTCGGGGCCCCCCGCCCGCACCGCCGCACGCAAGCCCCTGAAGCCGGCGCTGAAGCGGGTGTCCAGCGTCACGTCCGAGACCCCCCAAGGTGAGTCTGCGCCCCCCCCTCTCCACCGCAGCCCCTGGCTGCACTGCCCCACTgacaccccctccctgcccacagccagTGCCGCTGACCCCCCCGGCATCGCCCTCAAGAGTCTCTTCTGTGCCAACGCCGCCGCGGAGCCCACCGAGGTGAGcgcccagccctcccagccctctctgcccGCCGCCGTCCTTTCCCATCGCCCCcaccccttcccagcccttcccagcccttcccgctcctgcccaccccctctcatccctgcccatccctgcctgcctcttcctactcctgcccggccctgcccaTTCTCACCCCATCCCTTCTCATCCCTGCCCATCCATGCACATCCCTACTTGTCCCTTCctgtcccatcccttcccatcccatcccttccctgcccactcctgcctattcttgtcccttcccttcccctcattgcctatcccatcccatcccatcttaTGACCCATCCCATCACAACCCATTCCTGTCCCAATCCATCCCATCCTATCCTTTCCCAatacatcccatcccatcccatcctatcccatcccatcctgtccccatcccatctcatgtCATCTCATACCATCCCACCCTATCCCAcgctgtcccatcccatcccatcctatccccatcccaacccattttatcctatccccatcccatctcttccccatcccatcccttccccatcccatcccatcccatcccatcctgtccgcATCCCATCCCATgtcatctcatcccatcccaccctaTCCCAtgctgtcccatcccatcccatcctatccccatcccatcccatcctgtccccatcccatcccatgtcatctcatcccatcccaccctatcccactctgtcccatcccatcccatcctatccccatcccatcctatcccaatCCCAACCCATctcatcccgtcccatcccatcccatcccaccctgtcccatcccatcccatccccatcctacccccatcccaccccatcccaccccggtCCCGCGGCATGCCCCCGCCGTGCCCTAACGCCGCCGTCTCTCCCGGTGGTGCCAGGCCCAGGGCACGGCCTATCGCAAGGCCAAGCACGTCCGCATTTCCATCTCGGTAAGCTGCAGCCAATCGCTGCCTGGGCACGGCTCCTCTCGGCCAATGGGAGCCCGCCATGGATTCTCTGAACCAATCAGGGGGCTGGCACGATTCTGCTTGGCCAATCATGTTTGGCCTGTCTGTGCAGCCAATCGGGGAGTGTCCTGATTCCACTCGGCCAATCACGGCGTGTGTCCTCCCAACCCCAAACCTTCCCGGCCAATCGTAGCCTGACCTGGAGCCCCTTGGCCCGTCACAGCCCTGGGATTTGCCCCACTTTGCTCAGCCAATCATGGCACGGCCTGCCTTCTCTCCACCAATCACAGGACAGCTTGTCTTGCCTTGCCCGATCCTGGTGTGACCTGTGTTCTCCCAGCCAATCACGTTACCTGAcgtgcaccctgcctgctccctgcctgcatgtgctgcctgcgccctgcccgcGTGCTGCCTGCATGTGCTGCCTGCTCCTTACCactccctgcctgcgccctgccaaCACCCTGCCTACGCCCTGCCCGCATGTGCTGCCTGcacctgcccctgtgctgcctgcaccctgcccactccctgcctgcagctgccctgcgccttgcccacaccctgcccactccctgcctgcagctgccctgcaccttgcccacaccctgcccacaccttgcccactccctgcctgcagctgccctgcgccttgcccacaccctgcccacaccctgcccactccctgcctgcagctgccctgcgccttgcccacaccctgcccactccctgcctgcagctgccctgcaccttgcccacaccctgcccacaccctgcccacaccctgcccactccctgcctgcagctgccctgcgccTTGCCCACACTCTTACCACTCCCTGCCTACaccctgcccactccctgcctgcagctgccctgcaccttgcccacaccctgcccacaccctgcccactccctgcctgcagctgccctgcaccttgcccacaccctgcccacaccttgcccactccctgcctgcagctgccctgcgccttgcccacaccctgcccacaccttgcccactccctgcctgcagctgccctgcgccTTGCCCACGCTCTTACCACTCCCTGCCTACaccctgcccactccctgcctgcagctgccctgcaccttgcccacaccctgcccactccctgcctgcagctgccctgcgccttgcccacaccctgcccactccctgcctgcagctgccctgtgccTTGCCCACGCTCTTACCACTCCCTGCCTGCAtgtgctgcctgcaccctgcccgctCACTGCctacagctgccctgtgctgtgcctACACCCTGCCTACCtgtccccctgcctgctc
The sequence above is drawn from the Chroicocephalus ridibundus chromosome 6, bChrRid1.1, whole genome shotgun sequence genome and encodes:
- the CLCN2 gene encoding chloride channel protein 2 isoform X1 yields the protein MAAESDAQRELQYEQTLMYGRYTQDLGTFAKDEAARLRLQQGHGEGGTPQPRRPSELLEYTQGRCGPCRVCALQCQRFLISKVGEDWVFLILLGLVMALVSWAMDFAIATCLQAQKWMYGGLDTNVLLQYLAWVTYPTVLITFSAGFTQILAPQAVGSGIPEMKTILRGVVLKEYLTLKTFVAKVIGLTCALGSGMPLGKEGPFVHIASMCAALLSRFLSLFGGFYENEARNIEMLAAACAVGVGCCFAAPIGGVLFSIEVTSTFFAVRNYWRGFFAATFSAFIFRVLAVWNKDEGAARLRRHRDRQRLRGRTLRLPQPQDRAVHAPAEDHQPLPHEEAPALPCPGDTAHLHADLPARLRTVHGRPGTCHGFARRSPPRGHHQARLTPAPHQLTQKDTLVTLFDNQTWAKQGLSDEFEYLGILEAWRHPRSNVFVTLVVFILMKFWMSALATTIPVPCGAFMPVFVIGAAFGRLVGESMAAWFPDGIHTDSNTYRIVPGGYAVVGAAALSGAVTHTVSTAVIVFELTGQISHILPVMIAVILANAVAQSLQPSLYDSIIRIKKLPYLPELGWGHHEKYNVRVEDIMVRDIRYITLNCKYRDLQHVLQSTKMKNLPLVESAESMILLGSIERAQVGALLTHQLSPERRLQALRQKALSLDRHRLSVASICFQINTETSSGPPARTAARKPLKPALKRVSSVTSETPQASAADPPGIALKSLFCANAAAEPTEAQGTAYRKAKHVRISISEDMDLGDRMTPVEILEWEEQQLDQPVDFSSAKIDPAPFQLVEHTSLHKTHTVFSLLGLDHAFVTSIGRLVGMVSLKELRKAIEGSLTAKGVKVRPPLASFRDSTASAGEPDTTALRQLWDRHHHHPMPREAGPGGDGDDVTPKGQ
- the CLCN2 gene encoding chloride channel protein 2 isoform X2; its protein translation is MAAESDAQRELQYEQTLMYGRYTQDLGTFAKDEAARLRLQQGHGEGGTPQPRRPSELLEYTQGRCGPCRVCALQCQRFLISKVGEDWVFLILLGLVMALVSWAMDFAIATCLQAQKWMYGGLDTNVLLQYLAWVTYPTVLITFSAGFTQILAPQAVGSGIPEMKTILRGVVLKEYLTLKTFVAKVIGLTCALGSGMPLGKEGPFVHIASMCAALLSRFLSLFGGFYENEARNIEMLAAACAVGVGCCFAAPIGGVLFSIEVTSTFFAVRNYWRGFFAATFSAFIFRVLAVWNKDEETITALFKTRFRLDFPFDLQELPAFAVIGIASGFGGALFVYLNRKIVQFMRRQKTINRFLMKKRLLFPALVTLLISTLTFPPGFGQFMAGQLTQKDTLVTLFDNQTWAKQGLSDEFEYLGILEAWRHPRSNVFVTLVVFILMKFWMSALATTIPVPCGAFMPVFVIGAAFGRLVGESMAAWFPDGIHTDSNTYRIVPGGYAVVGAAALSGAVTHTVSTAVIVFELTGQISHILPVMIAVILANAVAQSLQPSLYDSIIRIKKLPYLPELGWGHHEKYNVRVEDIMVRDIRYITLNCKYRDLQHVLQSTKMKNLPLVESAESMILLGSIERAQVGALLTHQLSPERRLQALRQKALSLDRHRLSVASICFQINTETSSGPPARTAARKPLKPALKRVSSVTSETPQASAADPPGIALKSLFCANAAAEPTEAQGTAYRKAKHVRISISEDMDLGDRMTPVEILEWEEQQLDQPVDFSSAKIDPAPFQLVEHTSLHKTHTVFSLLGLDHAFVTSIGRLVGMVSLKELRKAIEGSLTAKGVKVRPPLASFRDSTASAGEPDTTALRQLWDRHHHHPMPREAGPGGDGDDVTPKGQ
- the CLCN2 gene encoding chloride channel protein 2 isoform X3 translates to MAAESDAQRELQYEQTLMYGRYTQDLGTFAKDEAARLRLQQGHGEGGTPQPRRPSELLEYTQGRCGPCRVCALQCQRFLISKVGEDWVFLILLGLVMALVSWAMDFAIATCLQAQKWMYGGLDTNVLLQYLAWVTYPTVLITFSAGFTQILAPQAVGSGIPEMKTILRGVVLKEYLTLKTFVAKVIGLTCALGSGMPLGKEGPFVHIASMCAALLSRFLSLFGGFYENEARNIEMLAAACAVGVGCCFAAPIGGVLFSIEVTSTFFAVRNYWRGFFAATFSAFIFRVLAVWNKDEETITALFKTRFRLDFPFDLQELPAFAVIGIASGFGGALFVYLNRKIVQFMRRQKTINRFLMKKRLLFPALVTLLISTLTFPPGFGQFMAGQLTQKDTLVTLFDNQTWAKQGLSDEFEYLGILEAWRHPRSNVFVTLVVFILMKFWMSALATTIPVPCGAFMPVFVIGAAFGRLVGESMAAWFPDGIHTDSNTYRIVPGGYAVVGAAALSGAVTHTVSTAVIVFELTGQISHILPVMIAVILANAVAQSLQPSLYDSIIRIKKLPYLPELGWGHHEKYNVRVEDIMVRDIRYITLNCKYRDLQHVLQSTKMKNLPLVESAESMILLGSIERAQVGALLTHQLSPERRLQALRQKALSLDRHRLSVASICFQINTETSSGPPARTAARKPLKPALKRVSSVTSETPQASAADPPGIALKSLFCANAAAEPTEEDMDLGDRMTPVEILEWEEQQLDQPVDFSSAKIDPAPFQLVEHTSLHKTHTVFSLLGLDHAFVTSIGRLVGMVSLKELRKAIEGSLTAKGVKVRPPLASFRDSTASAGEPDTTALRQLWDRHHHHPMPREAGPGGDGDDVTPKGQ
- the CLCN2 gene encoding chloride channel protein 2 isoform X6 produces the protein MAAESDAQRELQYEQTLMYGRYTQDLGTFAKDEAARLRLQQGHGEGGTPQPRRPSELLEYTQGRCGPCRVCALQCQRFLISKVGEDWVFLILLGLVMALVSWAMDFAIATCLQAQKWMYGGLDTNVLLQYLAWVTYPTVLITFSAGFTQILAPQAVGSGIPEMKTILRGVVLKEYLTLKTFVAKVIGLTCALGSGMPLGKEGPFVHIASMCAALLSRFLSLFGGFYENEARNIEMLAAACAVGVGCCFAAPIGGVLFSIEVTSTFFAVRNYWRGFFAATFSAFIFRVLAVWNKDEETITALFKTRFRLDFPFDLQELPAFAVIGIASGFGGALFVYLNRKIVQFMRRQKTINRFLMKKRLLFPALVTLLISTLTFPPGFGQFMAGQLTQKDTLVTLFDNQTWAKQGLSDEFEYLGILEAWRHPRSNVFVTLVVFILMKFWMSALATTIPVPCGAFMPVFVIGAAFGRLVGESMAAWFPDGIHTDSNTYRIVPGGYAVVGAAALSGAVTHTVSTAVIVFELTGQISHILPVMIAVILANAVAQSLQPSLYDSIIRIKKLPYLPELGWGHHEKYNVRVEDIMVRDIRYITLNCKYRDLQHVLQSTKMKNLPLVESAESMILLGSIERAQVGALLTHQLSPERRLQALRQKALSLDRHRLSVASICFQINTETSSGPPARTAARKPLKPALKRVSSVTSETPQASAADPPGIALKSLFCANAAAEPTEAQGTAYRKAKHVRISISPIGECPDSTRPITACVLPTPNLPGQS
- the CLCN2 gene encoding chloride channel protein 2 isoform X4; translated protein: MAAESDAQRELQYEQTLMYGRYTQDLGTFAKDEAARLRLQQGHGEGGTPQPRRPSELLEYTQGRCGPCRVCALQCQRFLISKVGEDWVFLILLGLVMALVSWAMDFAIATCLQAQKWMYGGLDTNVLLQYLAWVTYPTVLITFSAGFTQILAPQAVGSGIPEMKTILRGVVLKEYLTLKTFVAKVIGLTCALGSGMPLGKEGPFVHIASMCAALLSRFLSLFGGFYENEARNIEMLAAACAVGVGCCFAAPIGGVLFSIEVTSTFFAVRNYWRGFFAATFSAFIFRVLAVWNKDEGAARLRRHRDRQRLRGRTLRLPQPQDRAVHAPAEDHQPLPHEEFMAGQLTQKDTLVTLFDNQTWAKQGLSDEFEYLGILEAWRHPRSNVFVTLVVFILMKFWMSALATTIPVPCGAFMPVFVIGAAFGRLVGESMAAWFPDGIHTDSNTYRIVPGGYAVVGAAALSGAVTHTVSTAVIVFELTGQISHILPVMIAVILANAVAQSLQPSLYDSIIRIKKLPYLPELGWGHHEKYNVRVEDIMVRDIRYITLNCKYRDLQHVLQSTKMKNLPLVESAESMILLGSIERAQVGALLTHQLSPERRLQALRQKALSLDRHRLSVASICFQINTETSSGPPARTAARKPLKPALKRVSSVTSETPQASAADPPGIALKSLFCANAAAEPTEAQGTAYRKAKHVRISISEDMDLGDRMTPVEILEWEEQQLDQPVDFSSAKIDPAPFQLVEHTSLHKTHTVFSLLGLDHAFVTSIGRLVGMVSLKELRKAIEGSLTAKGVKVRPPLASFRDSTASAGEPDTTALRQLWDRHHHHPMPREAGPGGDGDDVTPKGQ
- the CLCN2 gene encoding chloride channel protein 2 isoform X5 — protein: MAAESDAQRELQYEQTLMYGRYTQDLGTFAKDEAARLRLQQGHGEGGTPQPRRPSELLEYTQGRCGPCRVCALQCQRFLISKVGEDWVFLILLGLVMALVSWAMDFAIATCLQAQKWMYGGLDTNVLLQYLAWVTYPTVLITFSAGFTQILAPQAVGSGIPEMKTILRGVVLKEYLTLKTFVAKVIGLTCALGSGMPLGKEGPFVHIASMCAALLSRFLSLFGGFYEASSSASRSPPPSSPSATIGAASSPPPSAPSSSASSPSGTRTKELPAFAVIGIASGFGGALFVYLNRKIVQFMRRQKTINRFLMKKRLLFPALVTLLISTLTFPPGFGQFMAGQLTQKDTLVTLFDNQTWAKQGLSDEFEYLGILEAWRHPRSNVFVTLVVFILMKFWMSALATTIPVPCGAFMPVFVIGAAFGRLVGESMAAWFPDGIHTDSNTYRIVPGGYAVVGAAALSGAVTHTVSTAVIVFELTGQISHILPVMIAVILANAVAQSLQPSLYDSIIRIKKLPYLPELGWGHHEKYNVRVEDIMVRDIRYITLNCKYRDLQHVLQSTKMKNLPLVESAESMILLGSIERAQVGALLTHQLSPERRLQALRQKALSLDRHRLSVASICFQINTETSSGPPARTAARKPLKPALKRVSSVTSETPQASAADPPGIALKSLFCANAAAEPTEAQGTAYRKAKHVRISISEDMDLGDRMTPVEILEWEEQQLDQPVDFSSAKIDPAPFQLVEHTSLHKTHTVFSLLGLDHAFVTSIGRLVGMVSLKELRKAIEGSLTAKGVKVRPPLASFRDSTASAGEPDTTALRQLWDRHHHHPMPREAGPGGDGDDVTPKGQ